The following are encoded together in the Flavihumibacter fluvii genome:
- a CDS encoding methyltransferase translates to MNHFSKDTRTAIEAKEEAQKIAFGPVIFQAAQAMRKNGLLQVIRDAGKLGITIAEAAEKTGLSEYGARVLMEASLGMGVCTLNEGKYAITKTGFFLLYDDLTIANIDFIDDVCYNGLAYLQESIETGKPEGLKVFGNWATIYEGLSSLPPHVQKSWFSFDHHFSDGSFPIVRKIVLGMGIKKLIDIGGNTGKWAISCVQQSPDMEVTMMDLPGQLRMAEKKVTELGLSDRIHFHPVNILDEKEQFPGGHDAIWMSQFLDCFSEAEITSILKRCYQALGDDGRLLILENFWDCQKFAAAAFSIQMTSLYFTALANGNSQLYDSEVFKKAVFAAGFIIEKQIDYIGEAGHTLLVCRKSMAETNA, encoded by the coding sequence ATGAATCATTTTTCGAAAGATACCAGAACGGCCATCGAAGCAAAGGAAGAAGCACAGAAGATAGCCTTCGGACCGGTTATCTTCCAGGCTGCACAGGCTATGCGGAAAAACGGGTTATTGCAAGTGATTCGGGATGCCGGTAAACTGGGTATCACCATTGCTGAAGCGGCTGAAAAGACCGGCTTATCGGAATATGGCGCCCGGGTTTTAATGGAGGCTTCATTGGGGATGGGTGTATGTACTTTGAATGAAGGGAAATATGCCATCACGAAAACAGGTTTTTTCCTGTTGTATGATGACCTGACGATTGCAAATATTGATTTCATTGATGATGTATGTTATAACGGCCTCGCCTACCTGCAGGAAAGTATTGAAACCGGAAAGCCGGAAGGCCTGAAGGTCTTCGGGAATTGGGCTACCATATATGAAGGCTTATCGAGCCTGCCACCGCATGTGCAGAAAAGCTGGTTTTCCTTTGATCACCATTTTTCTGATGGGTCATTCCCGATCGTCCGGAAAATTGTGCTGGGCATGGGCATTAAAAAACTCATCGACATCGGCGGCAATACCGGCAAATGGGCCATTTCCTGTGTGCAGCAATCACCCGATATGGAAGTGACCATGATGGACCTGCCCGGCCAGCTCCGGATGGCTGAAAAAAAGGTCACGGAATTGGGACTGTCCGACCGTATCCATTTTCACCCGGTCAATATCCTGGACGAAAAGGAACAGTTTCCGGGTGGCCATGATGCCATCTGGATGAGCCAGTTCCTGGATTGTTTTTCCGAAGCGGAAATTACGTCGATCCTTAAACGCTGTTACCAGGCTTTGGGTGATGATGGCCGCCTGCTTATCCTGGAGAATTTCTGGGACTGCCAGAAGTTTGCTGCTGCAGCCTTTTCTATCCAGATGACCTCCCTGTATTTCACTGCGTTGGCTAACGGGAACAGCCAGTTGTATGATTCGGAAGTATTTAAAAAGGCGGTTTTTGCAGCCGGGTTCATCATTGAAAAACAGATTGATTATATTGGCGAAGCGGGGCATACCTTATTGGTTTGCCGCAAATCAATGGCCGAAACAAATGCTTAA
- a CDS encoding beta-ketoacyl synthase N-terminal-like domain-containing protein, translating into MPVNETYIIASHILSPLGNGTKANWQAIREGHSGVALHQRKAFRSQPLCAALFTEEQWTEIDQHISADLTLFEKLLALSIQAALAATSVRLQDKRTLLLLASTKGNIGLLKTDTAAPAEMVGLDVSARKIAAWLNYHGLPIVVSNACISGMTALLTAKRLMDAGIYDHAVVAGADCISPFIVAGFRSFQALSDEVCKPFDQHRKGINLGEGAATIILSNTPAAIRLSGGSSSSDANHISGPSRTGAEMAQAIGAALQKAGITPQQVGGISAHGTATPFNDEMESKAFMLSGLEQAPAFSLKAHFGHTLGAAGLLESAIAIEALREGMVPASTGYKDHGVSEPVKIASQWMADSGLQHVVKTGSGFGGCNAALVFSKSN; encoded by the coding sequence ATGCCAGTGAATGAAACCTATATTATTGCAAGCCATATTCTGTCGCCGCTGGGTAACGGAACAAAGGCTAACTGGCAGGCGATCCGGGAAGGCCATTCAGGTGTTGCCCTGCACCAAAGAAAAGCGTTCAGGTCCCAGCCTTTATGTGCTGCCCTGTTCACGGAAGAGCAATGGACAGAGATCGATCAGCATATTTCAGCCGACTTAACATTATTTGAAAAACTGCTGGCCTTATCCATTCAGGCAGCACTCGCGGCAACATCAGTACGGTTGCAGGATAAAAGGACGCTGTTATTATTGGCGTCAACCAAAGGAAATATTGGCTTATTGAAAACAGACACGGCAGCACCTGCAGAAATGGTGGGGCTGGATGTATCTGCAAGGAAAATTGCGGCCTGGTTAAATTACCACGGCTTGCCCATTGTGGTTTCCAATGCCTGTATTTCCGGAATGACCGCCTTGCTGACTGCAAAAAGGTTAATGGATGCCGGCATTTATGACCATGCTGTAGTGGCTGGTGCAGATTGCATTTCGCCGTTTATCGTAGCGGGTTTCCGGTCCTTCCAGGCCTTGAGTGATGAAGTTTGCAAACCGTTTGACCAGCACCGGAAAGGAATCAATCTAGGGGAAGGTGCGGCAACCATCATATTGTCGAATACACCGGCGGCTATCCGGTTATCCGGGGGAAGTTCCAGCAGTGATGCGAACCATATTTCGGGACCTTCGCGCACCGGGGCTGAAATGGCCCAGGCCATTGGTGCTGCATTACAAAAGGCAGGCATTACACCGCAGCAGGTGGGCGGCATATCCGCACATGGCACCGCAACGCCCTTCAATGATGAAATGGAGTCAAAGGCATTTATGCTGAGTGGACTGGAACAAGCGCCGGCCTTCAGCCTCAAAGCGCATTTTGGCCATACCCTGGGTGCAGCCGGCCTGCTCGAATCTGCGATTGCCATCGAAGCCCTGCGGGAAGGAATGGTGCCGGCATCAACCGGTTATAAAGATCATGGGGTTAGTGAACCCGTGAAGATCGCTTCCCAATGGATGGCGGATTCCGGATTGCAGCATGTGGTGAAAACAGGCTCGGGTTTTGGGGGATGCAATGCAGCCCTTGTTTTCAGCAAATCAAATTAA
- a CDS encoding acyl-CoA thioesterase, with product MAQQMKPLTLSYSTEIVVRFNEADPLGIVWHGHYVRYFEDGREAFGQEYGLSYLDVYHHGFAVPIVKFQCDYKKSLRYGDKMIIETTYTPCDAAKLLFSYQLFNAATKELVAKGSSVQVFLDLKSNALHLTNPPFFQSWKEKYEMS from the coding sequence ATGGCGCAGCAAATGAAACCGCTTACCCTATCATACAGCACAGAAATTGTCGTAAGGTTCAATGAGGCCGATCCTTTAGGAATAGTCTGGCATGGCCATTATGTGCGGTATTTTGAAGATGGCCGGGAAGCATTCGGGCAGGAATATGGGCTAAGTTACCTGGATGTTTACCACCATGGTTTTGCTGTGCCTATAGTGAAGTTCCAGTGCGATTATAAGAAGTCGTTGCGGTATGGTGATAAAATGATCATTGAAACCACCTATACGCCTTGTGATGCGGCGAAACTGCTGTTTAGTTACCAGTTATTTAATGCAGCCACGAAAGAACTGGTCGCCAAAGGATCATCCGTGCAGGTATTTCTTGATCTCAAAAGCAATGCGTTGCATTTAACCAATCCACCCTTCTTCCAAAGCTGGAAAGAAAAATACGAAATGAGTTGA
- a CDS encoding 3-hydroxyacyl-ACP dehydratase, with product MTNAENIEQFIPQRPPFVMVDQVLYDDELVTRTSFLIKDDNIFLENGRLEAAALVENIAQTAAAGAGYKAVQQQRPVQVGFIGAIKGLVVLGLPSPGQQLTTETRLVNTVFNVSIVEGKVCCGDAVLATCEMKIFLQA from the coding sequence ATGACCAACGCAGAAAATATTGAACAATTTATCCCGCAAAGGCCACCATTTGTGATGGTGGACCAGGTGCTGTATGATGATGAACTGGTTACCCGGACTTCATTTTTAATTAAAGACGACAATATCTTCCTGGAGAATGGCCGGCTTGAAGCGGCGGCCCTGGTAGAGAATATTGCCCAGACCGCTGCTGCGGGTGCCGGGTATAAAGCCGTACAACAACAGCGGCCGGTACAGGTGGGTTTTATCGGGGCGATCAAAGGCCTGGTTGTTTTAGGCCTTCCTTCACCCGGACAGCAGCTTACCACGGAAACCAGGCTGGTGAATACGGTCTTTAATGTATCCATTGTTGAAGGGAAAGTATGTTGTGGGGACGCCGTCCTGGCGACCTGTGAAATGAAAATATTTTTACAAGCATAA